The genomic stretch ataaatattcaaaagatgAGATAACTATGTGCCCTCTCATCTgcctttttatacatttaatgtgCGTTGcaagaatatatgaaatacttaaaatattatatataaaatattaatataatatagattatatatataattatatagtgttaatatcatattaatattataaattataatattataaattatataatattagtatattaatatatatgttaatatattattaatattatataatattatattttatattaatatattaatatgatataatattatattttacatataaaatagaaaaaatgctATACATAAATAGTTATTTCAACAAGTTTTACACTGTTGAAGTAAGTATTATGATGCAATGTCCGCcataaatgtttgttttattgtCAGTAGAAAGTGAATGAATCGCTCCCGCGGTTACATCGGCAAAGCAAATATTGATTCTCGATTGATTTTTCGTAATACAATGATTTTTCATCATTCAGCGATGGTGCAATAAAGGAAAAACatgatttttgaaagaattgcATGTTACTCTTCTGAATTGCGCTTCACTGACGCAACATAATTCGagtggaaaatttaaataataataaaatgaataggcaaaaatattctcatatatatatatatatatatatatatatatatatatatatatatatatatatatatttatttatatatttctttaattattatcgatgtTCCGTTTTGATTTTTCAGAGATCCGCGTGGATTCGCCGTAAAGTTCTATACTGAGGAGGGTATCTGGGATCTCGTCGGCAACAATACGCCGATCTTCTTTATCAAAGACCCTCTGTTCTTCCCAAGTTTCATACACACGCAGAAGAGAAATCCCGCGACCCACTTGAAGGTCCGTTTAAATGTGATTACAGATAGCTAATTGATTCAATGATCAAatgcatttatgtataaaataagtttcttatttttatattagcatatgtgtaagtaattatattgtgAGTTAgagatcatataaataatttttttttaggatgCTGACATGTTCTGGGACTTTATCTCCCTCAGACCCGAGACGACGCATCAAGTTATGTTTCTCTTCAGCGATCGAGGCATTCCCGATGGATACCGCCATATGAACGGCTACGGTTCTCATACATTCAAATTGATCAACTGCAAGAATGAGATGGTCTACTGCAAATTCCACTACAAggttcttatttaaaatagcaaaaaatagcGGTATATCTTCATCTATCAATATTAGAATTCTttaatacaatacaaatatttgataatcgaCAGACCGATCAAGGGATCAAGAATCTCCTTGCAGAGAAAGCCGCCGACCTCAGCGCTTCCGATCCCGATTACTCGATTAGAGATCTTTACAATGCTATTGCTAGAAAGCAATGTCCGTCCTGGACGTTCTACATTCAAGTAATGACCGATATTCAAGCGAAGAACTTCAAGTGGAATCCGTTTGACTTGACAaaggtaattattattactcttctatcgaagattattttttaagatttttgttttttgaaaattatacgaaTTTCTCTTATAGGTTTGGCCTCACAAGGAATATCCGCTAATACCGGTGGGCAAATTGGTGCTGGATCGCAATCCCGAAAACTATTTCACTGATGTGGAGCAAATGGCCTTTGATCCGGCGCACATGGTACCTGGTATCGAGCCGAGTCCCGACAAAATGTTGCAAGGTCGACTCTTTGCTTATGGCGACACTCATAGGCATCGCTTGGGACCGAATCATCTTCAGTTACCAGTGAATTGTCCTTACAAGGTAACACTCCAATTTGCGACAGGATAAACTATATGATTCCtggcatttttttctatagttacgataaataattccatgctttctgtattatatttattttgcaacttgcgataatttttatccatatttcttcaaaagaaaagaagtaaAGATTTTTCACTcaagtaacatatatatatttcatatttatatttatatttatatttatatttatatttcatacttatatttatatgaagaaatgaattttgcaactttgatttatgtaaaaatatcttatatgggtttaagttattaaaaaattattcgagaaatattaatataaattattattaatatattttatataaattattattatttctaaattaatatttttagcaaaagtctttatttgattaataataaaaattactattactattatttttattattataatttttattaaaatacatcacATTATTCgattagtatataatatttattgaaacatcttctaaaaattaaaaaatgcgattATTTATCCCGTAGGCGATCTCCACGATGCATTATCAGCGAGACGGTAACATGGCTATATACAATCACGGAGGTGCGCCGAATTATTATCCAAACAGTTTCTCCGGACCGAGGGAGTGTCCGGCCGTTCGTTCGCCACCGTTCCACGTGAGCGGGGATGTGGATCGTTACAATCCCGACGATGAGGACGACTTCGGTCAGGTCACTACCTTCTGGAAGAAGATCCTCGACGAACCCGCAAAAGAGAGATTGGTGCAAAACATGGTCGGAAGTCTGCGCGGCGCCTCGCCGTTTATCGTGGAGCGCGCCGTGCGAAATTTTGCCCGGGTGGACGTCGATCTTGCTCAGAGATTAACGGAGGGCTTACGTAAATGCGGGATGCAGATCAACGCCTTGGGCAAATCAGCCAATCTCTAAAGAGGATTTATATctacatctttctctctctcttctctcttaagttttgtattataatttgttcctAACAACATAcatgttcaaaaaatatccAGAGGACATCCACATCAAGATGATTTGTATCCTCGGATGATCTGAACGGCTTTTGAACATATGTGTTGTTAGGAATGTAGCTCTTGCTACTtaaatacgtaatatatattcctcgatatataatattttacattgtttaTCAGCGATTAttactgaaaatatttctttccgcAATGTTGTACACtacttttaattatcgaaatttttcacTGGAGTTATTGCTCCTTGTAACGCtaactattattttacaaaggtGTAGGTGCGAACCTATTCTGCGGTGCCTTTTATGTATAAGAAGCTTATGTATTCTGCCTATTGAAGGAGgataaaaaaaacgcattaTTCTACTCTTTACTATTTTCTAACATATTTTGCTACAATTGTTATCGATTTTAAATGAGTGTTGCAAATGAGTATTTTTTAAGCCGGATAATTCTTTCGAAGGAAAAATCTGTATGTGTATGATGaggatttatatgtaaataaaattaaaaattgctatacatatgcattatatatatcgtagcatttttttatcattctcgTAGCTTTTGTCTGCGAACAAAAGGATCGGAAGATCTTTTATCTTTGCGCGAATTCTCAAGGTAGACAGCAAAATGAGTCATACCTCCAATTAGGGTAACTTGTGGCAACAAAGCTATTTCGATTGCATTTAACCTGCGTTCAAAACGCATCCGCTTTTATCCGTCATTTTGGAGTCAAACCGTGAGTTTCGTGAAAGGTACgttttcattcttttcatcttttaatcgatataattaaagtaactaACTGTGTAaaaaggaataattttatgataacttttattttattttattttattttaaattaaattaaatttaattttaattcaaatttaatttaattttattttaattcaaatctaattttattttattttatttttaattcaaaattaatttaattcaaatttaattttatttcaattcaaacaattttatttaattttaattcaaatttaattttattttaatttgaacttaattttattttatttcaaatttaatttaattttattttaaaattgctataaaaaatataaaacatttttaaaaaattgttattttctcttcctccAAAATTTAGTTTGAACGAAGTAGATTGTAAGTTCGAAAGAACAGATTCTCCAACGATAATAAGCGCTACGTGCGTTTAAATGCGCGCTTCGCAGCGTGACACTTCCGGCCAAATTCCTCGTCTGAGATGCTATAagtgcacacacatacaattaCAGCACAGCTGTTCGTTTCACGAATCCCGTCACGGGATGCTGTCAACAAACGCACGCGTTTGCAGATAAATCCGATGCGTTGACGGACTTGAATCTCTCCTCTGAGAAGGCCCTTCATCGTGTGTAACTGTCAACTGCGTACGATTAACCTGCAcgactaattattattattataatttttttttttgttaaaaaatactgGGGAAATGAAAATGCAGTTGGATTGTCTTTGCAGATTCCCCTCGCAGCGCAAATCGTGGGTGTTCTTTTTATAGAGTAAGCTCTCTGACCTCTTTCTGTTCCTCCAAGAGTGTACTCTCGCAACGGTCTCTCCTCTGTGGACGCACAGATCATGTTACGgccaatcttttaaataattatttatatacacatccAACACTATGCCAGAcaggtatatataattatatatgtttatatattatagatattattatgtacaagAGTTTTATCTGCGAatagaattttacaaatatttttttttcttttttttttctaatgataAAGCTGTAGCATACTATATATTGTTCTTTCGTGCATCGATTGATTCGTCCTTGTATTGTTATcattgatatttatcaatcGCTGTAAAGAGTAATTGGAAGATCttgatgtacatataattgaatGATGTTTTGTCAGGAACAAAGTTTTGGTCGGTGCTGGAGTAATATGGGGTGTAACCCTTTGCTATCTTTTCTTTAGTCGCAAGTTATTAAGACCCAtggcattattaaatttcatccCTGCTATTTTATATCGGTCAGTTTATCAGTTccttctgaataaaaaaacaatgcagAATATTTGCAGGAGTTTGCGTTTGTTGTTTTACTAATcagagaataattttcatcattagtgaaatgttaacaattaaaagctacatgttatatttttgaagttatttctattaataatgtatgttCCTAacgacttttaaatatttaaacatttagttTGTGagttttttctctatttatctttaataaattgaataaaattttgtttataattatttagcaatCAAAAAATGGAGAATGAAGATGAACAAAAACATAATGCGGATGATGCTGGTACATCAATGAATTGTgataataatgtacatataaatgagCAAAGTGAAGCGCAAAAGGAAGTGCAAAAGTGcgtagaatttataatttataagacataaaaatgataacagTTGAGTCGTGAGTTGAAAATTCATGATTCAActgttaattatacatatttattccaactactgttaattatattatatatatttatttcaattaacattaattatacatatttatttcaactaattttaattattgtatttcttgCATTAACAGGGAACTAacgtcaaattttatattgggAGGATTAACGGGAGCGTCGCCACCGAAATTCGTGTCTTTTGACGAAATTGTAAAAACTGCTAatggaatgaaaaatatggCCTTAGCGCATGAAATCGCGGTAGATAAGAACtttcaattgcaaaaattggAACCGGAAGACGGTAGCTTTCATAGAcgagtaaaagaaataatgcacAAAGCTTTTTGGAATCTGTTAGCGAAGAAATTGGCCGAAGACCCGCCAGATTATTCGCATGCACTGATTTTGTTGAAAGAGATTAaagaagtaattatataatttcttttcgttCTTGCGACAAACCGAAAAGCAAGAGTCAAATATCgtataacaatatatgttaCTTATTTCAGTCCCTGGATGAGCTTGTACCGCCGCAAAATTCCAGAATCAAGGAAAATATCAGAGAAGTGCTCGATCTAGACTTGATCAAACAGCAAGCGGAGAAAGGTGTATTAGATTTTCATCATTATGCGCAATACATAATCTCTGTCATGAGTAAAATTTGCGCGCCGGTCAGAGACGAGAGGATCAAAGAGCTTTCGCAGCAGGTGGACATAATCGAGACATTCAAAGGTGTCATGGAATTGTTGCAGTTAATGAGATTGGACTTGGCAAATTTTACCATCACAATGATGAG from Cataglyphis hispanica isolate Lineage 1 chromosome 11, ULB_Chis1_1.0, whole genome shotgun sequence encodes the following:
- the LOC126852881 gene encoding catalase isoform X1, with the protein product MSKVCSDLVRLLRTISPLLPRQRDADSYSHPRFVLLRHSHGRDKSSSSTSPPTSYPVSLRQRETSANCLVAPCSIVYYRNCSSNCEGSIDKMDRRDPASEQLNDYKKTLKDEAPVLLTANGAPIAEKKASLTVGPRGPMLLQDFVYLDEMSHFGRERIPERVVHAKGAGAFGYFEVTHDITKYCKAKVFSSIGKRTPIAIRCSTVGGESGSADTVRDPRGFAVKFYTEEGIWDLVGNNTPIFFIKDPLFFPSFIHTQKRNPATHLKDADMFWDFISLRPETTHQVMFLFSDRGIPDGYRHMNGYGSHTFKLINCKNEMVYCKFHYKTDQGIKNLLAEKAADLSASDPDYSIRDLYNAIARKQCPSWTFYIQVMTDIQAKNFKWNPFDLTKVWPHKEYPLIPVGKLVLDRNPENYFTDVEQMAFDPAHMVPGIEPSPDKMLQGRLFAYGDTHRHRLGPNHLQLPVNCPYKAISTMHYQRDGNMAIYNHGGAPNYYPNSFSGPRECPAVRSPPFHVSGDVDRYNPDDEDDFGQVTTFWKKILDEPAKERLVQNMVGSLRGASPFIVERAVRNFARVDVDLAQRLTEGLRKCGMQINALGKSANL
- the LOC126852881 gene encoding catalase isoform X3 gives rise to the protein MDEAPVLLTANGAPIAEKKASLTVGPRGPMLLQDFVYLDEMSHFGRERIPERVVHAKGAGAFGYFEVTHDITKYCKAKVFSSIGKRTPIAIRCSTVGGESGSADTVRDPRGFAVKFYTEEGIWDLVGNNTPIFFIKDPLFFPSFIHTQKRNPATHLKDADMFWDFISLRPETTHQVMFLFSDRGIPDGYRHMNGYGSHTFKLINCKNEMVYCKFHYKTDQGIKNLLAEKAADLSASDPDYSIRDLYNAIARKQCPSWTFYIQVMTDIQAKNFKWNPFDLTKVWPHKEYPLIPVGKLVLDRNPENYFTDVEQMAFDPAHMVPGIEPSPDKMLQGRLFAYGDTHRHRLGPNHLQLPVNCPYKAISTMHYQRDGNMAIYNHGGAPNYYPNSFSGPRECPAVRSPPFHVSGDVDRYNPDDEDDFGQVTTFWKKILDEPAKERLVQNMVGSLRGASPFIVERAVRNFARVDVDLAQRLTEGLRKCGMQINALGKSANL
- the LOC126852881 gene encoding catalase isoform X2, with amino-acid sequence MNSDRECHARHRGFSLAFWKKKKRFNHEDSDCDEAPVLLTANGAPIAEKKASLTVGPRGPMLLQDFVYLDEMSHFGRERIPERVVHAKGAGAFGYFEVTHDITKYCKAKVFSSIGKRTPIAIRCSTVGGESGSADTVRDPRGFAVKFYTEEGIWDLVGNNTPIFFIKDPLFFPSFIHTQKRNPATHLKDADMFWDFISLRPETTHQVMFLFSDRGIPDGYRHMNGYGSHTFKLINCKNEMVYCKFHYKTDQGIKNLLAEKAADLSASDPDYSIRDLYNAIARKQCPSWTFYIQVMTDIQAKNFKWNPFDLTKVWPHKEYPLIPVGKLVLDRNPENYFTDVEQMAFDPAHMVPGIEPSPDKMLQGRLFAYGDTHRHRLGPNHLQLPVNCPYKAISTMHYQRDGNMAIYNHGGAPNYYPNSFSGPRECPAVRSPPFHVSGDVDRYNPDDEDDFGQVTTFWKKILDEPAKERLVQNMVGSLRGASPFIVERAVRNFARVDVDLAQRLTEGLRKCGMQINALGKSANL
- the LOC126852882 gene encoding T-complex protein 11-like protein 1 isoform X1 — encoded protein: MPDRNKVLVGAGVIWGVTLCYLFFSRKLLRPMALLNFIPAILYRNQKMENEDEQKHNADDAGTSMNCDNNVHINEQSEAQKEVQKELTSNFILGGLTGASPPKFVSFDEIVKTANGMKNMALAHEIAVDKNFQLQKLEPEDGSFHRRVKEIMHKAFWNLLAKKLAEDPPDYSHALILLKEIKESLDELVPPQNSRIKENIREVLDLDLIKQQAEKGVLDFHHYAQYIISVMSKICAPVRDERIKELSQQVDIIETFKGVMELLQLMRLDLANFTITMMRPNIIAMSVEYEKAKFAEFLKINSNGLQYTEKWLLSHFDPEKIASSSSSDTSNIRQITHSLVTEAYLDLLEWDFNPNAETLMLDQGRILELRDTTSRLSVIGSVILLVNNTIGAPIHGISSFKKNIKEHLNALLDSVHSNKDLKAAMPNIVLQVKEDVKATLREVDAPELSPELETLLEGQIADLVDTKHKIRYLVSLRIRQFLQKIIQTQSVAPQQVPPGLSSLQEELTAIAARFVILISHNRSVFGEYYQDIVANAFAKIDVDNNKEIDGAHTMEL